Proteins encoded in a region of the Thermocaproicibacter melissae genome:
- the rpsI gene encoding 30S ribosomal protein S9, translated as MYEKAPYFYGTGRRKSSVARVRIYQGSGKITVNDRSLDDYFGLDTLKAIVRQPLELTGTSEKFDIVCRVAGGGVTGQAGAIRHGIARALLQYDSENLRPTLKKAGLLTRDPRMKERKKYGLKAARRAPQFSKR; from the coding sequence ATGTACGAGAAAGCACCATATTTTTACGGCACAGGCAGAAGAAAAAGCAGCGTTGCACGCGTAAGGATCTACCAGGGTTCCGGAAAGATCACCGTGAACGACCGCAGCCTTGACGATTATTTTGGCCTCGATACACTCAAAGCGATTGTCCGTCAGCCGCTCGAGCTGACCGGCACCAGTGAGAAGTTTGACATTGTCTGCCGCGTTGCCGGCGGCGGCGTCACCGGCCAGGCCGGCGCTATCCGTCACGGCATTGCAAGAGCTCTTCTGCAGTATGACTCCGAAAATCTCCGTCCCACCCTCAAGAAGGCGGGCCTGCTGACCCGTGACCCGAGGATGAAGGAACGCAAGAAGTACGGTCTCAAAGCTGCACGCCGTGCTCCGCAGTTCAGCAAGCGCTGA
- the rpe gene encoding ribulose-phosphate 3-epimerase codes for MIVAPSMLASDFSHLSDEIRRIDIAGADWVHLDAMDGHFVPNLTFGPPVISSMRPYTDKPFDVHLMIDEPIQYIPQFRKAGADIITFHLEAASDPDAVIQAISDGGAKPSVAIKPGTPVDAVLPYLDRLYMVLVMTVEPGFGGQKFMPNMLSKVRVIKQKRPDVLVEVDGGINDVTAKEAARAGVNVLVAGTSVFGAKDAAAAISSLKNSDRTL; via the coding sequence ATGATCGTTGCGCCTTCGATGCTAGCGTCTGATTTCTCGCACCTGAGCGATGAAATCAGACGAATTGATATAGCCGGAGCAGATTGGGTTCACCTTGACGCTATGGACGGCCATTTTGTTCCGAACTTGACCTTCGGCCCGCCAGTGATTTCCTCAATGCGTCCCTACACGGACAAGCCATTTGATGTTCATTTGATGATCGACGAGCCGATTCAATATATCCCTCAGTTTCGGAAAGCGGGAGCGGATATCATCACGTTCCACCTGGAGGCCGCCTCTGATCCGGACGCGGTGATTCAAGCAATTTCCGACGGCGGGGCAAAGCCCTCTGTGGCAATTAAGCCCGGCACGCCCGTAGACGCAGTGCTTCCGTACCTTGACCGTCTTTACATGGTTCTTGTCATGACGGTGGAACCCGGTTTCGGCGGGCAGAAATTTATGCCGAATATGCTGTCGAAGGTGCGCGTTATCAAGCAGAAACGTCCCGACGTGCTCGTGGAAGTTGACGGCGGCATCAACGACGTAACGGCAAAGGAAGCTGCTCGTGCCGGTGTGAATGTCCTTGTGGCTGGAACCTCCGTTTTCGGCGCAAAAGACGCCGCTGCGGCAATCAGCAGCCTGAAAAATTCAGATCGCACACTTTAA
- a CDS encoding TIGR01440 family protein has translation MYEDLAKAAETAVRELLETARMKENGLFVVGCSSSEVAGHKIGTFSNTEIADALFEAIYAVLKEKKIFLAAQCCEHLNRALIVEREAAEYYRLPIVNVVPQPKAGGSFATAAYHAFREPVAVERIQAQAGIDIGDTLIGMHLQPVAVPVRVSIRKIGEANLVCARTRPKFIGGERAHYDERYL, from the coding sequence ATGTATGAAGATCTTGCAAAAGCGGCCGAAACTGCCGTGCGTGAGCTGCTTGAAACTGCGCGAATGAAGGAAAACGGGCTTTTTGTCGTGGGTTGCTCGTCCAGCGAAGTTGCCGGACATAAGATCGGTACTTTTTCCAACACGGAAATAGCCGACGCGCTGTTTGAAGCGATTTACGCCGTACTGAAGGAAAAGAAGATTTTCCTAGCCGCCCAATGCTGCGAACACCTGAACCGTGCGCTGATTGTTGAGCGTGAGGCGGCGGAGTATTACCGGTTGCCCATTGTGAACGTCGTGCCGCAGCCGAAGGCGGGCGGTTCGTTTGCCACAGCGGCCTATCACGCGTTCCGAGAGCCGGTTGCCGTCGAAAGGATTCAGGCGCAGGCCGGCATCGACATCGGCGACACGCTCATCGGCATGCACCTGCAGCCCGTGGCGGTGCCCGTCCGCGTTTCGATTCGGAAAATCGGCGAAGCGAACCTTGTGTGCGCCCGCACCAGACCGAAGTTCATCGGCGGAGAGCGCGCCCACTACGACGAGCGGTACCTGTAA
- a CDS encoding stage V sporulation T C-terminal domain-containing protein, whose translation MKATGIVRRIDDLGRIVIPKEIRRTLRIREGDALEIFTDSQGDVIFKKYSPVGELSAFAAEYADVLNRVAGLPVIVCDRDHVVAAAGVPRKEYLERRTTPELDEYVQSRRTFVDESGGERLFPVEGIDRVAEIVCPILASSDVTGSVIVLKPEEGETLPPQELATKMAQVAAAFLGRHMEE comes from the coding sequence ATGAAAGCAACAGGCATCGTACGTAGAATCGACGACCTGGGTCGCATCGTTATCCCAAAAGAAATCCGCAGAACCCTGCGGATCCGCGAGGGCGACGCTCTGGAAATTTTTACGGATTCACAGGGCGATGTGATCTTTAAAAAATATTCTCCCGTTGGGGAGCTTTCCGCATTTGCCGCGGAGTATGCCGATGTTCTCAATCGGGTAGCCGGGCTGCCCGTCATTGTTTGTGACCGTGACCATGTGGTGGCAGCCGCCGGCGTACCGCGCAAAGAATATCTCGAGCGGCGCACTACGCCGGAGCTTGACGAATATGTGCAGTCCCGCCGCACGTTTGTGGATGAAAGCGGCGGCGAACGTCTCTTCCCCGTGGAGGGCATCGACCGCGTGGCGGAAATCGTCTGCCCGATTCTCGCTTCCAGCGACGTAACCGGTTCCGTCATTGTTCTGAAGCCGGAAGAAGGCGAAACGCTTCCTCCGCAGGAGCTCGCCACAAAGATGGCGCAGGTTGCGGCGGCTTTTCTGGGCAGGCACATGGAAGAATAA
- a CDS encoding Rnf-Nqr domain containing protein — translation MMFAKMLTAALLALTVENVLFAGGAGFSRALRAARRPASAGFYALFVTVFSLCSGLTGYLLSPLFSSRYQIYPAAIAAAAAVLYLLAAALLRTAVPSFFEKYSSILAQAAVNTVVLAVPFLREMCSFGLAETIGFSLGTGAAFFLAVLLLEQALRICSNPDMPRAFSGLPGVLIYIGILSMVFAGLSGSVF, via the coding sequence ATGATGTTCGCAAAAATGCTGACGGCGGCGCTCCTTGCGCTCACGGTAGAAAACGTCCTGTTCGCAGGCGGCGCGGGATTCAGCCGCGCGCTTCGTGCGGCTCGGCGTCCTGCCAGTGCCGGCTTTTACGCATTGTTTGTCACGGTTTTTTCTCTCTGCTCCGGTTTGACGGGGTATCTGCTTTCTCCGCTGTTTTCCAGCAGATATCAGATTTACCCGGCTGCGATTGCCGCCGCTGCTGCGGTACTGTATCTCCTTGCTGCGGCTTTGCTGCGCACAGCTGTGCCTTCGTTCTTTGAAAAATACTCGTCGATTCTTGCACAGGCGGCTGTGAATACGGTTGTTCTTGCAGTTCCGTTCCTCCGCGAGATGTGCTCGTTCGGTCTTGCCGAAACCATCGGTTTTTCGCTCGGTACGGGTGCTGCGTTCTTCCTCGCGGTACTCCTTTTGGAGCAGGCGCTGCGCATTTGCTCCAATCCGGATATGCCCCGCGCGTTTTCCGGTTTGCCGGGGGTGCTTATCTACATTGGTATTCTCTCTATGGTATTCGCCGGACTGTCCGGTTCTGTTTTTTGA
- the rimP gene encoding ribosome maturation factor RimP, whose protein sequence is MNSLAGSKKGGVAETVRKLVLPYAETLGLSVWDVRYVREGGAWYLRIFIDKEGGVGIEDCEKLSRAIDKPLDELDPIKESYCLEVSSPGINRELTRPEHFEACLGSRIHVQLIRPLEDGRRLLTGTLSAFSGAEFTLVPESGEPLQIARKDTASVKLCDDDVLEEIEGS, encoded by the coding sequence GTGAATTCATTGGCAGGGTCAAAAAAGGGCGGCGTCGCTGAAACCGTCCGCAAGCTTGTTCTTCCTTATGCCGAAACCCTCGGGCTTTCGGTCTGGGACGTTCGCTATGTGCGCGAAGGCGGCGCATGGTACCTGAGAATATTCATTGACAAAGAGGGCGGCGTCGGCATTGAGGACTGTGAAAAGTTAAGCCGAGCTATTGATAAGCCGCTCGATGAGCTGGATCCTATCAAGGAATCCTACTGCCTTGAGGTTTCGTCGCCGGGCATCAACCGGGAACTAACGCGCCCCGAACATTTTGAAGCCTGCCTCGGTTCCCGTATTCATGTGCAGCTGATCCGCCCGCTGGAGGACGGACGTCGCCTGCTGACCGGAACGCTCAGCGCTTTTTCCGGTGCGGAATTCACCCTTGTGCCCGAATCCGGTGAACCGCTGCAAATCGCGCGGAAGGACACCGCCTCAGTCAAACTTTGTGACGATGATGTGTTGGAGGAGATTGAAGGATCATGA
- a CDS encoding ParA family protein, with the protein MARVIAVSNQKGGVGKTTTTCSVAAGLKKRGFRVLAIDLDPQGNLGFSVGADTTISASIYDVLKGEVKIQYAIQRLKAMDVIISSILLSGIDLEYTSTGREYLLREALAPVQDFYDYILIDTPPALGILTINAFTASDYIIVPMLPDIFSLQGIAQLYETVVRVQKYCNNTLSIAGILLTKYNPKTHLGREVRGTAELIAEDLHIRVFDAFIRSSVVAGEAQSVQKSLFDYAPHATVTRDYEKFIDELLAKGV; encoded by the coding sequence ATGGCAAGGGTAATAGCCGTTTCAAACCAAAAGGGCGGCGTCGGGAAGACGACCACCACCTGTTCTGTTGCGGCGGGCCTCAAGAAGAGAGGTTTCCGGGTTTTGGCGATTGACCTTGACCCACAGGGAAACCTCGGCTTCAGCGTGGGAGCTGATACGACGATCAGCGCGTCGATTTATGATGTGCTCAAAGGAGAAGTGAAAATTCAATATGCCATTCAGCGCCTTAAGGCGATGGATGTTATCATTTCCAGCATCCTGCTGAGCGGCATTGATTTGGAGTATACCAGCACAGGCCGTGAATATCTGCTTCGGGAAGCGCTCGCTCCGGTGCAGGATTTCTACGATTACATATTAATTGATACGCCGCCGGCGCTGGGCATTCTTACCATTAATGCGTTTACCGCGTCGGATTACATCATTGTGCCGATGCTTCCGGATATTTTCAGTCTGCAGGGCATCGCGCAGCTTTACGAAACCGTGGTGCGCGTGCAGAAATACTGCAACAACACGCTTTCCATCGCGGGAATTCTTCTGACAAAATACAACCCCAAGACCCATCTCGGGCGCGAGGTGCGCGGCACCGCGGAGTTGATTGCGGAGGATCTGCATATCCGCGTGTTTGACGCGTTCATCCGCAGCAGCGTTGTTGCGGGCGAAGCGCAGTCGGTGCAGAAAAGTCTCTTTGATTATGCCCCGCACGCAACCGTGACGCGCGATTACGAGAAATTCATCGACGAATTGCTTGCGAAGGGGGTATAA
- the aroF gene encoding 3-deoxy-7-phosphoheptulonate synthase: MIIVMKNNCTKQDVENVIAVLKEHGLGANLSTGSQKTIVGVLGDKTKLSDVNLELMDGVEKCVPIMSSYKLASRDMVPEGRTVNVGGEIIGANQLCMIAGPCAVESEEQMMQAAAGVKAAGAKFLRGGAYKPRTSPYSFQGIEEDGLKILRKAADAYGLKAVTEITDHDLIPVAEPYCDMFQIGARNMQNFRLLREVGRTKKPVLLKRGIANTIEEWLDAAEYIMSEGNYNVVLCERGIRTFETATRNTLDVSAIPVVRERSCLPIIVDPSHAAGKAAYIESLSLAAVAAGADGLIIEVHPNPKKALSDAAQQLTPKAYAELFGKVRAVAEAIGRTI; this comes from the coding sequence ATGATTATCGTAATGAAAAACAACTGCACAAAGCAGGATGTGGAAAACGTCATCGCCGTGCTGAAAGAGCACGGGCTGGGCGCGAACCTTTCCACAGGCTCTCAAAAGACGATTGTCGGCGTGCTCGGCGACAAAACAAAACTCTCTGACGTTAATCTGGAACTGATGGACGGCGTGGAAAAATGCGTGCCCATCATGTCTTCTTATAAACTCGCAAGCCGTGATATGGTCCCCGAAGGCCGTACGGTGAACGTCGGCGGCGAGATTATCGGGGCAAACCAGCTCTGCATGATTGCCGGCCCGTGTGCGGTGGAAAGCGAAGAACAGATGATGCAGGCCGCCGCGGGAGTAAAGGCCGCGGGGGCAAAATTCCTGCGCGGCGGAGCCTACAAGCCCCGCACTTCGCCGTATTCGTTTCAAGGCATTGAAGAAGACGGTTTGAAAATTCTGCGCAAAGCCGCCGATGCCTATGGCCTCAAAGCGGTCACGGAGATCACCGACCACGACCTCATCCCCGTTGCGGAGCCCTACTGCGATATGTTCCAAATCGGCGCGAGGAATATGCAGAACTTCCGCCTGCTGCGAGAAGTGGGACGCACGAAAAAACCTGTCCTTTTGAAACGCGGAATCGCAAACACCATCGAAGAATGGCTTGACGCCGCCGAATACATCATGAGCGAAGGCAACTACAACGTGGTCCTGTGCGAGCGCGGAATCCGCACTTTTGAAACCGCCACGCGCAACACGCTGGACGTCTCTGCTATTCCCGTCGTTCGGGAACGCAGTTGCCTGCCTATTATCGTGGACCCGTCTCACGCCGCGGGCAAAGCTGCCTACATCGAATCGCTTTCGCTTGCAGCCGTTGCCGCCGGAGCGGACGGCCTGATTATCGAAGTACACCCGAACCCGAAGAAAGCGCTCAGCGACGCTGCCCAGCAGCTCACGCCGAAAGCCTACGCGGAGCTGTTCGGCAAAGTCCGTGCCGTTGCCGAAGCCATCGGCAGAACCATATAA
- a CDS encoding Rnf-Nqr domain containing protein, which produces MNNRLSSLHNTGVIFKSGLLFRNPVLVGALGLFPIVSAATGLKNGVALSVLFLMISVPSELLFCAIGLLIPKWIRPAAILLVSAVFYIPAFWVLQQWMPSTANNLGLAAALMTCNSILYSRTEEYAPEHIFPAVLADAFGCSFGFAAVVCLVGSVRELWLTRDLWGHGSFYDGIGSGLNLPFAGFLFLGLLSAVVQKINLRRENVGA; this is translated from the coding sequence ATGAATAATCGCCTCTCGTCGCTTCACAACACCGGCGTGATTTTCAAAAGCGGCCTTCTCTTCCGCAACCCCGTGCTGGTGGGCGCGCTCGGTCTTTTCCCGATTGTTTCGGCCGCCACGGGCCTGAAAAACGGCGTTGCGCTGTCTGTGCTGTTTCTCATGATTTCGGTTCCGTCCGAGCTGCTGTTCTGCGCCATCGGCCTGCTGATTCCAAAATGGATTCGTCCGGCAGCGATTCTGCTTGTTTCCGCCGTCTTTTATATCCCAGCGTTCTGGGTTTTGCAGCAATGGATGCCCAGCACGGCTAACAACCTCGGTCTCGCCGCTGCGCTGATGACCTGCAACTCGATTCTCTATTCCCGCACCGAGGAATATGCGCCTGAGCATATTTTTCCGGCGGTTCTGGCAGATGCTTTCGGGTGCTCATTCGGCTTTGCGGCGGTGGTCTGCCTTGTAGGCTCCGTTCGGGAGCTTTGGCTGACAAGGGACCTTTGGGGACACGGTTCTTTTTATGACGGAATCGGCAGCGGCTTAAACCTTCCGTTCGCCGGCTTCCTGTTCCTTGGTCTCCTTTCCGCCGTGGTGCAAAAAATCAACCTGCGGCGTGAAAATGTCGGAGCGTAA
- the rplM gene encoding 50S ribosomal protein L13 yields the protein MSTYMPKAGDIQRKWYVIDAAGKPLGRVAAQAAILLRGKHKVTFTPNADCGDHVVIINCKDAALTGKKLENKIWYHPTLYIGHMKKVNYKTLMAQKPCKAMELAVKGMIPNNTLGRAAMTRLHLFEGAEHIHAAQKPQTWEL from the coding sequence ATGTCTACCTATATGCCGAAAGCCGGCGACATCCAGCGCAAATGGTATGTAATCGACGCAGCCGGAAAGCCGCTCGGCCGTGTTGCGGCACAGGCTGCTATTCTTCTCCGCGGTAAGCACAAGGTTACTTTCACACCGAATGCAGACTGCGGTGACCACGTTGTCATCATCAACTGCAAAGACGCAGCCCTAACTGGCAAAAAACTCGAAAACAAGATTTGGTACCACCCCACGCTTTACATTGGCCACATGAAGAAGGTCAATTATAAAACGTTGATGGCCCAAAAGCCGTGCAAAGCTATGGAGCTTGCCGTAAAAGGCATGATTCCGAACAACACGCTCGGCCGCGCTGCCATGACAAGACTGCACCTGTTTGAAGGCGCCGAGCATATCCACGCTGCTCAGAAGCCTCAGACCTGGGAACTGTAA
- a CDS encoding 4Fe-4S dicluster domain-containing protein — protein MTGHGVKLGQENNEILKRGILTMPAPKGLPEPSRLTVGRGEPGPRRILRAAEEAGICDEFRGMPLRELLESLAESKPQVLVARCFDDDPFACASQAVLREMPDKVADGLALAAKACGVPKTRIAAASRKELRIYKSHGIPQPAVAAGDSTPADFFLLRRLSRGGETAAFIGAQACAALSDAIRLGEPQSHTVVTVSGDAVGKRANVRVRIGTHLSALLEFCQAPSRAGFICIGPALTGRAVRSRGIPISATTRCVTVMKKAPKQSTFACVRCGRCEKVCPVGIIPWLVHRELEANTPEPLLLFHVDNCIGCRVCSAVCPSGIHLEEEVRSAARMKGGHDA, from the coding sequence ATGACCGGACACGGCGTAAAGCTGGGACAGGAGAATAACGAGATTCTGAAGCGCGGCATTTTGACAATGCCCGCGCCGAAAGGCCTTCCCGAGCCTTCCCGCCTCACAGTCGGAAGGGGGGAGCCGGGGCCAAGGCGTATTCTCCGCGCCGCGGAGGAAGCCGGCATCTGCGACGAGTTCCGCGGCATGCCGCTTCGCGAGCTGCTGGAGTCTCTGGCCGAATCGAAGCCGCAGGTTCTGGTTGCCCGCTGCTTTGACGACGACCCTTTTGCCTGTGCCTCACAAGCCGTTCTGCGTGAAATGCCCGATAAGGTGGCTGACGGCCTCGCCCTTGCGGCGAAGGCCTGCGGTGTGCCCAAAACGCGGATTGCAGCCGCTTCGCGCAAAGAATTGCGCATCTACAAATCCCATGGAATTCCGCAGCCTGCCGTCGCGGCGGGAGACAGCACGCCGGCAGACTTTTTCCTTTTGCGTCGGCTGTCCCGGGGTGGGGAAACAGCCGCGTTTATCGGCGCACAAGCCTGCGCCGCGCTTTCCGATGCCATTCGGCTCGGGGAGCCTCAATCGCATACTGTGGTAACGGTCTCCGGAGACGCCGTGGGAAAACGCGCAAATGTGCGGGTTCGCATCGGAACCCACCTTTCTGCCCTGCTGGAGTTCTGCCAAGCTCCGTCGCGCGCAGGATTTATCTGCATCGGTCCCGCTCTCACCGGACGCGCCGTCCGTAGCCGCGGAATACCGATCTCCGCTACAACACGCTGCGTTACCGTGATGAAAAAAGCGCCGAAGCAGTCCACGTTCGCTTGCGTGCGGTGCGGACGCTGCGAAAAGGTCTGCCCGGTAGGCATCATTCCGTGGCTGGTTCACCGTGAGCTTGAGGCAAACACGCCGGAACCGCTTTTGCTTTTTCACGTAGATAACTGTATCGGCTGCCGCGTCTGCTCCGCTGTTTGCCCATCCGGCATCCATCTGGAGGAAGAAGTTCGCAGCGCAGCTCGGATGAAAGGAGGGCACGACGCATGA
- a CDS encoding late competence development ComFB family protein translates to MSRTKNEIDKEQMYKKLMPSSVRSALAQEPKIEPVSAAEPVNEAAKKPAAIPATPQKEMKPHHITLPSFDNRQTTVVNIMENYVLGKLNDVLERFSCCRCDRCRKDIVALALNKLPPKYMVLAEGEPEPDITPQINAQVIAAMIQAVIKVRANPRH, encoded by the coding sequence TTGTCTCGGACGAAGAATGAGATTGACAAGGAGCAGATGTATAAAAAACTGATGCCCTCGTCTGTGCGCTCTGCACTTGCCCAAGAACCGAAAATCGAACCGGTTTCCGCGGCGGAGCCTGTGAACGAGGCTGCGAAGAAGCCAGCCGCCATTCCGGCGACGCCTCAAAAAGAGATGAAGCCGCACCACATCACGCTCCCGTCATTTGACAACCGCCAGACTACGGTGGTAAATATCATGGAAAATTATGTTCTCGGCAAGCTCAATGATGTGCTGGAGCGCTTTTCCTGCTGCCGGTGTGACCGCTGCCGCAAGGATATCGTGGCGCTTGCGCTCAACAAGCTGCCGCCGAAATATATGGTTCTGGCGGAAGGCGAACCGGAGCCGGATATCACCCCGCAGATCAATGCGCAGGTCATAGCGGCGATGATTCAAGCTGTCATTAAAGTGCGCGCGAACCCGCGCCACTAA
- a CDS encoding RnfABCDGE type electron transport complex subunit D, which yields MTSHKLTPPFVREGPSVHSMLGWTLFALFTLLIVPVVRYGTRPITMACLTMLTCLVCELFANLLAVGRLGLTDPSSLVTGMVCTMLMPLNAPLWLPCAAGAFAILIAKAPFGPFGRTPFNPAAAGTAFAALCWPSLMYTYFDPAQPYSLPAFGTCTFLSGQSAAAVLKEGLKPDILPLNMLWGESAGPLTTGIALVIAAGGILLVLTRSAHWEPMVFFLGTAALLASLFPRIACSPLTSVKYELLSGSVFFCAVFMASNPVSAPRTRAGRCIYGALAGAFVMLFRYFGQFEQGAPFAILAADAASPLISAAITRLRGWEGPVHE from the coding sequence ATGACGTCTCATAAATTAACCCCGCCGTTCGTGCGGGAAGGGCCCTCTGTACACTCCATGCTCGGGTGGACGCTGTTTGCCCTTTTTACGCTGCTCATTGTTCCTGTGGTGCGCTATGGAACACGTCCGATTACCATGGCATGCCTCACGATGCTCACTTGCCTCGTGTGTGAGTTATTCGCAAACCTGCTCGCGGTGGGAAGGCTGGGTCTGACGGACCCCTCCTCACTTGTTACGGGCATGGTCTGCACCATGCTTATGCCGCTCAACGCCCCGCTGTGGCTTCCCTGCGCCGCCGGTGCGTTTGCCATTTTAATCGCCAAGGCGCCATTCGGGCCGTTTGGACGTACTCCGTTCAATCCGGCCGCAGCCGGCACCGCATTTGCCGCTCTTTGCTGGCCGAGTCTTATGTATACTTACTTTGACCCCGCACAGCCCTATTCGCTTCCCGCGTTTGGAACCTGCACATTTCTTTCCGGGCAGTCCGCCGCGGCTGTTTTGAAGGAAGGGCTGAAGCCCGACATTCTTCCGCTCAATATGCTTTGGGGAGAATCTGCCGGCCCGCTTACCACAGGCATCGCGCTTGTGATTGCCGCAGGCGGGATTCTTCTTGTGCTGACCCGTTCCGCCCATTGGGAACCGATGGTCTTTTTCCTCGGGACTGCTGCCTTGCTTGCCTCCTTGTTCCCGCGCATCGCCTGCAGCCCGCTGACTTCCGTCAAATATGAACTGCTCTCCGGTTCCGTTTTCTTCTGTGCCGTCTTTATGGCGTCGAACCCCGTAAGCGCACCGCGCACCCGAGCTGGCAGATGCATTTACGGCGCTCTTGCCGGGGCTTTTGTGATGCTGTTCCGGTACTTCGGGCAGTTTGAGCAGGGTGCGCCCTTTGCGATTCTTGCCGCAGACGCCGCATCTCCGCTGATATCGGCGGCAATTACCCGTCTGCGCGGTTGGGAGGGACCTGTCCATGAATAA
- a CDS encoding NUDIX hydrolase, whose protein sequence is MQEVKFYESVSDDHLTFAVVVSRYRGKWVFCKKKGGETYEVPGGRRKPGENIEETARRELYEETGAARFRLSPVCVYSFEGADGEVFGMLYFAEIQEFFALPDFEMERIDFLENIPENLAYPEIEPQLIHKVEEIL, encoded by the coding sequence ATGCAAGAAGTGAAGTTCTATGAAAGCGTGAGTGATGACCATCTGACGTTTGCCGTTGTCGTTTCACGCTATCGGGGCAAGTGGGTCTTCTGCAAGAAGAAGGGCGGGGAAACCTACGAAGTGCCGGGCGGCCGCCGAAAACCCGGCGAAAACATTGAGGAAACCGCCCGCCGGGAACTGTATGAGGAAACCGGTGCGGCAAGATTCCGCCTCTCTCCGGTGTGCGTTTACAGCTTTGAGGGCGCCGACGGGGAAGTGTTCGGCATGCTGTATTTTGCGGAAATTCAGGAATTCTTCGCATTGCCCGACTTTGAAATGGAACGTATTGATTTCTTAGAGAACATCCCCGAAAATCTGGCCTATCCGGAAATCGAACCTCAGCTCATTCATAAGGTGGAAGAAATCCTCTGA
- a CDS encoding G5 domain-containing protein, producing MQIFRHFGFHMRRRPGRRKWTTVSRARQIEKARREKFTRLGVSLALMCGITAASVASVAASTWHASIQVDGSTQPEIVIESTDSDSILRKASVPVSTDDLVSSTIEDGKVFITVRKAKHVTVAADEKTTPVTLHYGDTVAEALSQAGVTVGSNDILSAPKTMPVTDGMEITVTRRVTVKITADGTTKDYLVVKGTVADALSEAGITLGSEDITDKALTDQVTDGMQIRIGRVSYKDVTSTQEIPYQTVTKKDSSMNAGTKVVKTKGQKGVKTIVIRQKLCDGKVVESTVTSSTVTKQPVNEVVVVGTRSLGKAYASVGTDGTLIDHNGKRISYRKVYTGRCTAYSGGWGTASGMKPAYGRVAVNPKIIPYGTRLYICSPNGKYVYGYAVAADTGTAAMSGSIVADLYFNTYAECCRFGARTMNVYVLD from the coding sequence TTGCAGATTTTCAGGCATTTTGGTTTTCATATGCGTCGCAGACCCGGCCGCCGAAAATGGACGACGGTTAGCAGGGCCCGCCAAATAGAAAAAGCGCGCAGAGAGAAGTTCACGCGCCTCGGCGTATCGCTTGCGCTGATGTGCGGAATCACTGCAGCCTCCGTTGCTTCGGTTGCAGCTTCCACATGGCACGCATCCATTCAGGTCGACGGTTCGACTCAGCCGGAAATCGTAATTGAATCCACAGATTCCGATTCGATTCTGCGCAAAGCTTCCGTTCCGGTGAGCACCGATGACCTCGTCTCCAGCACGATCGAAGACGGCAAGGTATTCATAACCGTCCGCAAGGCAAAGCACGTTACGGTTGCGGCAGATGAAAAGACCACGCCTGTCACACTTCATTACGGAGACACGGTCGCGGAGGCACTTTCACAGGCCGGCGTTACGGTCGGCTCCAACGACATTCTCTCTGCCCCGAAGACGATGCCGGTTACAGACGGTATGGAGATTACCGTCACACGCCGCGTCACGGTGAAAATCACGGCAGACGGCACAACGAAGGATTACCTCGTTGTGAAGGGCACCGTCGCAGACGCACTGAGCGAGGCAGGCATTACCCTCGGCTCAGAAGACATTACAGACAAGGCCCTGACCGATCAAGTTACCGACGGCATGCAAATCCGAATCGGGCGAGTCAGTTACAAGGACGTAACCTCGACCCAAGAGATTCCGTATCAAACGGTAACAAAGAAAGACAGTTCCATGAACGCCGGCACAAAGGTCGTAAAGACAAAGGGTCAAAAAGGCGTAAAGACAATCGTCATCCGGCAGAAGCTCTGCGACGGCAAGGTTGTGGAAAGCACCGTAACATCTTCCACCGTCACAAAGCAGCCGGTCAATGAGGTTGTGGTTGTCGGAACAAGGTCGCTTGGCAAGGCGTATGCCTCTGTCGGCACGGACGGAACCCTTATCGACCATAACGGTAAGCGCATTTCTTACCGGAAGGTCTACACCGGCAGGTGCACCGCTTACAGCGGCGGATGGGGAACGGCCTCCGGCATGAAACCCGCTTACGGGCGCGTAGCGGTCAACCCGAAGATTATCCCTTACGGTACAAGGCTTTATATCTGCTCCCCGAACGGGAAATACGTCTACGGATATGCGGTAGCAGCCGACACCGGCACGGCCGCCATGAGCGGATCCATCGTTGCGGACCTGTATTTTAACACTTACGCGGAATGCTGCAGGTTCGGCGCGCGTACCATGAATGTCTATGTCCTCGACTGA